cacccttccatcaataccagataggagataatggattgatctactttaTAGATTCCCAGGAAAAGTATTGGCCATGTGTACCTAGGGATCTACAAgtagatattttgaaggaaaatcatgataaccttaatcaaggagcacatgccggttatgctaagacatatcatcgaattgcttctgtttactattggcctaagatggctagaagcattcagaagtatgtacacacttgtgatatctgtcagaaagcaggacatcgacggcatggacccagaggattccttcaacctttacctattccacagcaaccctttgaagtagtgtcaatggacttcatcatggatcttccaccaagtaacaactacaacgctatcctagttattgtggacaaactaactaagtatggacatttcatcccatgtactactcagatagatgaagtacaaacagcgcaactgttccatgatcatatatggtgtcactatggtttacctcggcaagtaatcactgatagagatgctagatggacaggagccttttggggtcacttagttagtatgttaggaattcggcgagcactcaccactgcacatcatcctcagagtgatggacaaacagagataCTTAATCAAACTACAGAAGTGGCTATTAGAGTATTCACTAACCCAGCTAAGGACAATTGGAGTAAGCTTCTATCAGGATTTGCGCACTCATACAATACAGGTGTAcatacatccacacaacAGACACCAGCCTTTCTACTCTGTGGATTCCAGCCTCTAACATCAGCCGACTTACTGGCTCTCACTTCTGAGAACATTCCAAgaccagcccaagaaagtcaaacagctgaagaattcaaggaatccaTGGAATTAGCACAATCACTAGCTAAGGACGCTCTCAAAGTAGCTCAGAATTATCAACAGAAATACtataattctgacaagacacatgttacctttgagccaggagatttagtcttaatcaatccccattccttaaacttactcaaacatcagtcagggaaagggaataagctaaatatgcgttatgaaggaccatttgaagtcatggaaagcatatcaccagtagcatataggataagattacctgctagctatcgcatacacccaatcattaacatagcacacttggaatcttacaaggcatcacccccagagtttggaagccaacccactcagaatatacctagagaagacttccaacagatgcctgaatatgaggtggaaaggatagtagaagaaaggacaataaagaaaggcaacaagagAATTAGGCAGTACAAAATCCGTTGGCTTGGATACAGCTCAGAACATGATAGATGGAGGACAGAGAAAGAATTAAGGAATGCTCCAGAAGTAATCAAAGAATGGAAGcgaacctctggctccactatccatcccaatcacaagaagaagaaggagttctaagctccacatggcttcttccatgtaccacaggtgtaactaaaccggtcatatcctccaagataGGAAATAACAACATACTCAACGTTTAAAGCACTAAGTCAAACCTATCTTATGGAGGATGAATTTTGTATAAATGCTCTCACTCAACTCTCTCTATTGCCATCCCACTCACACTGAATACGTCTACTCAGTACTCTATCAATGTCTTTTGCTCAAAGCTTCTACTGTTTCCCCATCTTCACCACCTATCGCAATGATGTGCCTCTCTCCCCTGAGACAGGTATTATTGAGGCTAATCATGTTTGCAACTTATACTACATTTATGCTAACCGTCACAATGATCACCCTTCACCCTACTCAGAGAATCATCCTGACCCTCTGGAGCGGCGCATTCATGCTATGCCAGATGTTGAGGTGTTCCTCATGGCTGATGATCACCCTCCCCAGTGGTTCCTAGGTGTGGACCTTGCCCATGCTCTCCATGGGGCCTACTACCATGCTCTCCAGGTCTTTGGGGATGCTGTTCAACCCACAGGATGGAATCGCCATGATCCTTGGGGCAATTATGATTATGCCTCTAAGCTAGAAGAGATCAACTTCCCATACATCCCTTGTCCTATCTGCTTCACTCGCGATCTCTACCACTTCCCTTTTGACACCTTCCATGAATTACAGCGCCAAGTCCACCACAACAATTTCTATGTCATCTGTCTCAATGCGCTTTCCATCATTATTAATGCTACCAAGCAGAACCATTACAGCAACCTGGCTCATGTTGGGTACATTCGTGGTTCCCCTGCTTGCGTATCAGCACACCGCTTCTGGTGTTGTCTACACGGGCACCCTGTCATTGATAGCTCTGAAGACGATTTATCAGATGCGGGTAAGCAGAATTTGGCATAGAATTAATAATGTGCACTAAATATACAAGGATATGTgtcacaggattccctatCAATGGCTACGACGGCGACGACGAGTCCTTGGGCCCGCTTACGCCGCCCACTGAAGTTTCTCCACCGCCTGCGTTGGAAGAATTTGCGGAACAAATCTTCGACTACGCCGCTTGGGGACTCAAGCCTCCTGTCATCCCCGAGTCCCACGGAATCCACTGGCTGGGACAGCAATACAGCGATTCATTCACTGCGCCGGAGTTTGAGCCCCTGCACGCCGCAAGCAATGCAGGCGAGTACCCTGCACCccccaacagcagcaactaCGAGCTTGACGTCAACGCTCTTACCAAGCAACTTGCGCAAGTGGCCGTTGTACAGGACGCCGATCCCGCACCCCCGTCCTTCAGCGCCGACTTCGTCGAATCTGTTTGGGAATGGCCAGGAGAACCTCAGCCCGTCGCCGACCTGGGACCTCCTGAGTGGCCCTCCGTACCGCAGCAGCACACGCCTCCGTTTTCATGGGAAGACCATTGGCACGAGGTTCGCGCCCGCGACTTAAGGACCGAAGGGGATATGGACTTTGACATTGGCGGAGGAATCGAAATCAACGCTAACCATGTCATTCAAACTCGTCCTGTAGTCTCTAACTAGTAGTCAGTGTCTCCTTCAGCCTTGTAACTCCCAATCCGTGCTTTTAGCACCTCTTTCCTGTATTCTGCGACCATTAATACTCTACTCGCGAATCCGATTGTTTTTGACTCGTCTAAATAATCGTCGCTAAGAATTCAACCCTTATTCGTGTGAACGTCCCACCACACTTAGTATCAATCGATAGCCACGATTCGATAGATATCGATAGCATTTTTAACCAAGTCAAAAGCCTCGGATTTGACCTTGCAATAattacaacaagtaaataccTTGCACCAGTTGAAGACTCAGAGCGGGTGActaagccttaagcgcccatggctCCGACTTTAAGACTTAGCAAATGAAGTAAAGGAATCTAATTCCTATTTTAAGGAGTATAATCAATTAGCATCAAACCTTTGATCAGGAAGCCATCTCTTGATAGGATAAGTCCAGATtgggggggatatgttatggatatgacatttcttctttaatctgtacttattctattaattacactagtaatcttacagtaaataagtgaggtaaagatgcaaactaaggttttcaaggtccctctatccaatagtgacctttacaaaacctacaaacctcaggaatacccttaatatgcaatgtcttttgcatatatgctgttttctcactcatttaaatatatataaattcagctgagtagataaacagtagcaagtaatatttctcttgtttgtagtatttattattcaagattctatcttgtggctacacacagaaatattcagggtcccccctgtcgcataggcaagtgctccggcgcttaatcagcccttaagcgccgacgcactaaatgcgccttttctccatcacccgggcatcccacactgccgaatcgcttgcgcttaggtgcgcatgtttgcgcgctccagaacgctgggtcaaactcccaaaacggacaacatttggtagagttatgccccatttactgtaagtacccaatgcagaggtatcctacctttgggactgtttactccaaggatgaaacacttagccttgggacatctaaggacccacacaggtaaatactgccttggggcaaacattgccttggggcaaatattaggatctgttgtttgtttactatgtaccaaggtatcggctccctcaagtgtttcagttgccacatgtacctcctgtaccccctcttggtatcaatcatgtatatacttgtttgtgcgccttctcagggtataaaaggaccctgtgaagacgcttctaatgcatcctacttttactcttatatattgacatatacacacaagcctttaacagcttatctgtgcatttactttagtgattgactcactgtaaatagcataggaggttattcggcgcactaagaccataggccagtcccaacagacacagggtaacctattagtgtacttactgcgaccctgtgccccttgactgtcacagttgttgagttcaacattgagtatagtgcaacgatactgtaaggattgttgtgattgagtgatagtgtttcaatccaccataccccccatattgtagatagctttatctataatatctcataaatcctagatgtattttaggtaaaccccataagtcttaagtcttacttaagcatatgtaagtcctatacttattaggcaaatcctataaatcctgtacattagtcaggtaaccctcttacttaaggtactatcctagagaccttaagcatacatacccttagtcacttaggcttaagtaacattagtctaaggtactatacataaccaaccacctgcacttcatagttgctagactatttgttaggagttgttattcctgataacctagcctatattgtgcatatattctgtgcatatattctgattcttaatactagttcttagttattctcatatacattttgtatatagtaattctttcttactcctgtacttacacaactcttaacaataggctaggttatcaggaataacaactcctaacaaatagtctaccaatCATGATGTGcgggtggttggttatgtatagtaccttagactaatgttacttaagcctaagtgactaagagTATGTATACtaaaggtctctgggatagtaccttagataagagagttacctgactaatgtacaggatttataggatttgcctaataagtataggacttatagatgcttaagtaagacttaagacttatggggtttacctaaagtatatctaggattttatgagatattgtagataaagctatctacaatatagggggtatgatggattgaaacactatcactcaatcacaacagtcCTTACAGTATCATTGCACTATACttaatgttgaactcaacaactgtgacagtcaaggggcacagggttgcagtaagtacactaataggctaccctgtgtctgttgggactggcctgtggtcttagtgcgccgaataacctcctatgctatttacagtgagtcaatcactaaagtaaatgcacagataagctgttaaaggcttgtgtgtatatgtcaatatataagagtggataaatagatgcattagaagcgtcttcacagggtccttttataccctgagaagatgcacaaacaagtatatacatgattgataccaagagggggtacaggaggtacatgtggcaactgaaacactttgGAGAGCCAATACTTAGGTACATGGTAAATAataacagatcctaatatttgccccagggcaatgtttgccccaaggcagtatttacctgtatgggtccttggatgtcccaaggctaagtgtttcatccttggagtaaacagtcccaaaggtagggtactgctgcattgggtacttacagtgaatggggcataactctgccaaatgttgtccgttttgggtgtttgaaccagcgttctggagcacACAagcaggcgcacctaagcgcaagcaatttggcagtgtgggatgcccgggtgatggagaaaaggcgcatttagtgcgtcggcgcttaagcgctgattaagcgccggagcacttgtccatgcaacagggggaccctgaatatttctgtgtgtagccacaagatagaatcttgcaTAATAAATAccacaaacaagagaaatattacttgctactgtttatctactcagctgaatttatatatttaaatgagtgagaaaacagcacatatgcaaaagatattgcatattgagtgTATTCTGGGGGTTTATAGGTCTTGCAAAGGTTGCAGTTGGATAgtgggaccttgaaaaccttagtttgcatctttatctcatttatttactgtaggattacttgtgtaattaacaaaataagtacagattatggaagaaatgtcatatccataacagcaCCTCTGTTGGCCTGGGAGTGTCTGGGTGTGCTGGAGGGGTCACTGGCATTGCTGGCCTGCTTGTGTAGGCTGGTGGGTCCACTGGGTAAAGCAGAATGAGGTTCTGCACTGCCTGGGTCAGCTCTCTTGCAGATGGAGGTGTGGAGATTGTGGGGGTGGGGTAGCAAACCCATGGCAATGCCATTGTGCCAGATCCCTGAAAGCACCTGGATGGGAGGCAATGAAGTGCCACCAGCAATATACTTGCTTTCTATACAGTGTATCTGGGCCTTCTTTGCCCCTGGGATTGAGCCAATAGAGAAATCCCCACTGGGGATGCCTTTACACATTGCACTTGAAGAGCCTGACCTTGTTGCAGCTTCTGGTGCTCATCAGGGCATGAATTATGTTGGCAGAGCTGTCTAGGTGTGCTCTCATTTCTTCTGGGCCATTCATGATGTAGCAATCAATGTTGAGACAAGGGTTGTAGGCCAAGGCATTGATAGAGCTGAAGATAGGCATGCTGGGATAGTGGGGAGCACAAGAAGAGCTTAGCAGGGCAAGTTTTGGTGGTGAGGGCTTGTAAAGTGACAAAGTGGGCAGTTGTGGACTTGCTGAGTTGCTTGACTACCTTACCTCTTGTAACTCTGTGCGCATTTGCAGGAACAGGGTTGTTGGTGGCCAGGGCATCTGGATAATTAGCAAAGAAGTGgcacaatttgtccttgcaaTGCTGTAGATCCttggctggttcccatgtgtcctCATCCTTTCCATCTGACCCTGTACTTCCAGATTCCATCTTCTGCTGCCCAATCTACAAATCTGTCTacttcatactcttcttctccttctgctGTGATCACAGGCAGTGGAGGAATGAATGtgcaatcaaactctgtgTCTTGTTTAAAAGCAGACAACAAGCTTACATGGAACAAATCATGTATCTTCATGGTCTCAGGGAATACCAGGCAATAAGCACAAGAGCCCACTCTTTCTATGCCAGGGAAAGGACCATACTGTTTATGGTCTAGCTTTTTGCTGGGATGCTGCAATATGATGTTGGAAGCCAGAAGCCAAACTTTGTCTCCTGGTTGAAACTCAGGAGGTGGTTTCCCTGTGTTTGCCTGTTTGTAGTGCTCctgagcccatttgattgatgcctgTACTTCCTGAATTGTCTCAGCCAGTTGCTTGGCTCTGTCATCAGCATCAGGTGATCTGGTGAGTTCCAGGAGTGGTGAAATGACAGGAGAGTGGCCATACACAATTTCAAAGGGtaatttgcctgttgcttcACTTCTGGCATTGTTATGAGCAAATTCAGCCGGTGGGAGCCAATCAACCCAATCAGACTGTCTATGATTGATGAAGGGACGTAAATGAGCCTCCAGCCATTGGTTCTTGATCTCAGTTTGCCCATCAGATTGTGGGTGATAAGCAGTAGAGAAACTAGGATTTATTTGCAGAGATTTATAGAGTGCCTTAAGAaacttggagttgaatgtaGTCCCTTTGTCAGACACAGTACGCTTGGGAGtgccatgtagcttccagacatgctcCAGGAACATCTGAGCTATGTCCTCAGCAGTGGCAGCCTCCTTGCAGGGAATCAAgtgcatcatctttgagaagcagtctacaaccaccaggatgctgtcataacccttacacttgggaaacttgacaatgaaatcatatgagatgtcttcccagggaccAGCAGGGATAGAAAGCAGGTTGAGAGCATAGTTGAGTACATGGCCCTTACTTCTTTGGCAGATTTCACAAGACTCCACATAGCAATTGATTTGGAATTTCATTGCTGGCCATTAATAGTGAAAACTGATTAACTCTAGAGTTTGTGCTCTTCCTTGGTGTCCAGAAGCAAGAGAATTATGGAAGTGATACAGGAGCTGCTGTTTGATCTCAGGTTCATCTGGCACAGCTATGCTTCCTTGATACAAAAGTAGACCCTCCTCAATTGTATAGTCCTTGAATTTCTGTGCAACACTATGGGGCAGTGATTTAGGGTCTGATACAGCTAGCAAGATTGTATCAAGACCAGGATCTTCCTGAGTTGCTCCCTTGATCTCATCCAGCAAAGAAGAATCTATGTGTCCTGAAAATGCCCCAAACTGTTATTCTGGGATCATCACTTGTGGAGATGGCTCTAGGTCCATGTGGTCTGGTTGTCTTGACAGGGCATCAGGTTTCTGTCACTGTTCCCAGGCCAGTAAGCAGTGACAAAGTTGTAGCATACCAGCATGAGATGCAAGCATGCATGACACCTGTTGAAGGTTCTGGCTGATTTCTggtactccagatttttgTGATCAGTAAACACAGTGATTGGTTGctcagttccttccaggaatgtTCTTCAGTGCTCAAATGCCCAAATGATGGCaagtagttccttgtcatgtgtgtcatagttcaGCTCAGTGGGTGAAAAGCTGGCTAACATGAATGCAACAGGATGTATACAACCATCTTCCTTTCTCTGAGATGGTACAGCACCCATGGCTGCTCCAgaagcatctgtttccaaggtgtAGGGTTTAGATTCATCAGGGTGAGCTAGAACAGGCTCCTTGCAAATCTCAGCCTTGATTGtatcaaatgcagccttctgtTCCTCTTGCCAGATCCATGGTTGTTCTTTCTGAGTAAGGTTATTCAGAGGGCGTGCTAAGCAAGAGAAGTTGGGGACAAAGCAACAGTAGAAGTttgcaaagcctaggaatgattgcaCCTGTTTCACATTTTGGGGTTCAGGCCAGTCCATGATTGCTTGCACCTTGTCTTTCTCCATTGAGATGCCATCAGGAGTAATCACAAGACCATTGTAGGTGACTTCTGtgacaaagaagtagcatttggcagggttgcagaATAGATTATGCTTCAGCAAGCAAGATAAGACTTCTTTGACATGTTGCACATGCTCTtctcttgagtttgagaaaatcaggatgtcatccaagtacACAACCACAAAGATATCAAGCAAATCATGGAatatgttgttcatgaagcgcaTAAACACAGCCAGGGTGTTGCTAAGGCCAAATTGCATGACTGTGGGAGCaaagtgaccaagggcagtgcaaaatgcagccttccatTCACCTCCTTCCTCAATTCTGATGTTGTGATACCCATTCCTCAAACCCAGCTTTCTGGAGATCTTAGCATGGCACAATTTCTCAATTAGCTTGTCCTGTCTGGGTAGTGCATATgtgtccttgattgtgatggcattTAGCTGGCAATAATCCACCACTTAGCAAAGCCTGCCATCAGCTCTTTTCACAAACATTACTGGAGCTCCTGCTGGTGAGGTGGTTGGCACAATCTTTCCAGCTGCAAGTTTTGAATCAATGTGCTCCATGAGTGCTTCTCTTTCCACAGGGGTCATAGAATAGATAGGACCAGAGGGAGGTTATTTGTCCTCTTCCAGGTCAATAGAAATGTCATAAGGGCAATGTTCTGGTAGTGTGGTAAAGAACTCTTCACTGAACACTTTCTGGAGTTCCTGAAACTCAACAGGGAGATTCTGAGGCTCAGGGTTGATGCTGCCAGTTTGTGCTTCTGTAGCTAGGCAGAGTGAGACTTTCATGGTGGTCCAATCAATGTCCAGGTTAGCCAATTTGAGCCAGGGGGTTCCACAGATAAGgtttctgtttccaaggggAAGAGCATAGAAGATGGCAGAGAATTGCCTGTTTTGAGAGCTAAAGACTAACTGGGCCTTGAAGCGGATAGGGTTGCAGACTTCTTTGCCATTAATGCCAATGACAGAGTGTGGGGAGTCCAATTCAATGAGTGGAATGTTGTGAGAATGGGCAAATTGGGGATCAATGAAGTTAGCAGAAGAACCAGAATAAATTAGGGCTGTTTGAGTGCCTGTGACTCCCTCTAAGTCTATTGTGAGCAGTGGTGATGTATTGGATTGCAGGCAAAACAGGGGTTCTATAGACATGTGGGGATATTCAGGAAGCCTGGACACAGGGCATGACTTTCTTAGACTTTTCCTGCTTGGGGAAGCAATTCTagctcttctacttctgcaGCCTTCCCTGATTCAGGCTTAGAGCATTCTATTGTTTGGAGCTGCCATCCATTCTTGCAGTCCTGCCATTTGTGAGACTTCTCTCCacacttggaacattctccAGCATTTCTCCTTGCTTCCTGAGTTTTCTTGGAAATAAAATTGCTTGAGCACCCTTGAGCAGGGCATTGTGGTGAgatgctgctgctgttgctgtctTTTCTTAGCTCATTGCATGCCTCAAACAGCATGTCATCAATTAGACAGGTGGTAGAGATAAACTTGTCCAGTGCAGTGATGTTCTTGTGCAGGGTGTACTCAATCAGCTTGCTTCTGACTTCTGCCTTGAGCCTCTGGTggaaggaggcaatgagggcAGGGTCTGACCATTCTAGTTTGCTTGCTATGATTCTAAATTCTGTGGCATAATCACTTGCTGATTTCAGCTGCTTGCGCTTGCGCAGGCATTGTTCTGCAATTTGTGCAGCTGCTGAATTGCTCCAGTTGTGCAAGAATGCTGCTTTGAATGTATTCCAAGATTCCAGGGTTGGCTCATCATCACTATTCAGCAGCTTCTCTTAATAGATCTGCCCCCacttcttgggttgtccaTCCTTTAGGTTCATGAGGATAAAGGAGATGTGGCTGTGATCAGAAGGGAAGGAGGAAGCATTGCTGAGATAGTATgttttgcaatccaggataaagatttggctgcagggcccttcttgccatcatacttctcaggagcagggatCTTTGATTTCACTTGGGCTGGGCCAGGAGTTTGGGACAGTCCCCTGAAGGTGCTCTGAAGTGGGACAGATAAGGCTCTGCCCATGATGGTAGCAATGTTGTTACACTCCCtacaaattataccactggaaccTCCAAAttcttctattatttttacaaTTTTTTACAAAACCTTTACCTTTAGTTTTTTATCATGTGATCCTGGTGCTTAtcctgccaagatgccatgccaagggcacttataCATGTTCCAGGCTTCcatgcagcctgcagcacacttcttcCTTTTTTTAGAACTTCTTCTCCCATGCCTCAtcaatttgtaattagttgtCACTTGTGTATATacacagcagggaaattgcttggagacaccaagttgattttaccttgtctaccaTCCAAGACAGGTTACAGCAGTTCAGAAGTAGCATTGGGACCATAAGTCCCCTTACTgatcagtagttagcagaCCCCCATTCTCACCAGCCTGAGGACCTTCTCCATTGTAGATAGATAGCCCAGCGCCACCCTGAGCAGTTTAGTTTACAGTAGtttagccttagatagcaACTTGCTCTGTTTAGCATGGTCCCAAGCACCCACCACTAGTGAGTGACCAACCATGCAGTTAGGTCATGACAAATGTTGTGTAGTgttcttgcctccttttcttcatttgTTTCTTCTGGTTGAGCTGATAGATATTCTTTGCTTAGGGTGCTACTTGTTGCTGCTCAAGATGTGCTTGGGGGATCTACAGGTGTTGGCCTGATGAATGACTGCTCTGGGTTAGTGTCAAGGTGTTCCTGGGCATGTGGGATTGTCCAGGAAGTGTTTGGGGTTGTTCTAGGTTGTTCTGGTAACTCCAACTTGACCCTTTGTTTTCCTTTTGGGTCAGGCTCATCTTTGATAGGGACTAagaagtccttgttgcctgagcTGCCTGAGCCAGAAGGGGCCTTGGGGGTGTTGTCTATGACTGTGAAGACTCTTCTGGGAGGTGTGTGTGGATCTGTGCTGCTGGGGGCAGTCAGAAGGTGCTGAATTGCACTCTCTACTGCTTGTGTCACATCCTGCAACATGGTTTGTTTCCAAGCGTCTAGATGGCTGATTAGATGCCCTGTGTTCTTCTCCAGTAGTCTGTGGAGTGCTGGGGGTGGAGATCTGCTGCTGGCATTGTTGCCTATGAGATATCTGTGCAGGTGATTGAGTTTTGTAGCATCCTCTTG
The nucleotide sequence above comes from Rhizoctonia solani chromosome 3, complete sequence. Encoded proteins:
- a CDS encoding Retrotransposable element Tf2 protein — translated: MKFQINCYVESCEICQRSKGHVLNYALNLLSIPAGPWEDISYDFIVKFPKCKGYDSILVVVDCFSKMMHLIPCKEAATAEDIAQMFLEHVWKLHGTPKRTVSDKGTTFNSKFLKALYKSLQINPSFSTAYHPQSDGQTEIKNQWLEAHLRPFINHRQSDWVDWLPPAEFAHNNARSEATGKLPFEIVYGHSPVISPLLELTRSPDADDRAKQLAETIQEVQASIKWAQEHYKQANTGKPPPEFQPGDKVWLLASNIILQHPSKKLDHKQYGPFPGIERVGSCAYCLVFPETMKIHDLFHQKEKKRSDGKDEDTWEPAKDLQHCKDKLCHFFANYPDALATNNPVPANAHRVTRGKVVKQLSKSTTAHFVTLQALTTKTCPAKLFLCSPLSQHAYLQLYQCLGLQPLSQH
- a CDS encoding Retrotransposable element Tf2 protein; the encoded protein is MTPVEREALMEHIDSKLAAGKIVPTTSPAGAPLNAITIKDTYALPRQDKLIEKLCHAKISRKLGLRNGYHNIRIEEGGEWKAAFCTALGHFAPTVMQFGLSNTLAVFMRFMNNIFHDLLDIFVVVYLDDILIFSNSREEHVQHVKEVLSCLLKHNLFCNPAKCYFFVTEVTYNGLVITPDGISMEKDKVQAIMDWPEPQNVKQVQSFLGFANFYCCFVPNFSCLARPLNNLTQKEQPWIWQEEQKAAFDTIKAEICKEPVLAHPDESKPYTLETDASGAAMGAVPSQRKEDGCIHPVAFMLASFSPTELNYDTHDKELLAIIWAFEH
- a CDS encoding Retrotransposable element Tf2 protein, producing MSIEPLFCLQSNTSPLLTIDLEGVTGTQTALIYSGSSANFIDPQFAHSHNIPLIELDSPHSVIGINGKEVCNPIRFKAQLVFSSQNRQFSAIFYALPLGNRNLICGTPWLKLANLDIDWTTMKVSLCLATEAQTGSINPEPQNLPVEFQELQKVFSEEFFTTLPEHCPYDISIDLEEDK
- a CDS encoding Retrotransposon-derived protein PEG10 translates to MGRALSVPLQSTFRGLSQTPGPAQVKSKIPAPENNASSFPSDHSHISFILMNLKDGQPKNDDEPTLESWNTFKAAFLHNWSNSAAAQIAEQCLRKRKQLKSASDYATEFRIIASKLEWSDPALIASFHQRLKAEVRSKLIEYTLHKNITALDKFISTTCLIDDMLFEACNELRKDSNSSSISPQCPAQGCSSNFISKKTQEARRNAGECSKCGEKSHKWQDCKNGWQLQTIECSKPESGKAAEVEELELLPQAGKV
- a CDS encoding Retrotransposon-derived protein PEG10, with protein sequence MADTRSCKSSMASIASRQASPLTTPATLEGPSNAPTSCTRVTLHPEILWQQEDATKLNHLHRYLIGNNASSRSPPPALHRLLEKNTGHLISHLDAWKQTMLQDVTQAVESAIQHLLTAPSSTDPHTPPRRVFTVIDNTPKAPSGSGSSGNKDFLVPIKDEPDPKGKQRVKLELPEQPRTTPNTSWTIPHAQEHLDTNPEQSFIRPTPVDPPSTS